The stretch of DNA aaaattatgaaaatgttggttacaaggaaattaaatacTAGGAAGATAACATCATGTTTACTTTATTGGATATATTTTTAATAGCCAGAAAGTATTGCATTTTTGTAGGAGATGTTTTCAAAGACATTGTTGGTAGTGCATACTACATTGCACCTGAAGTATTGAAAAGGAAATATGGTCCAGAGGTTGATATATGGAGTGTTGGTGTTATGCTATACATTCTTTTATGTGGAGTTCCTCCATTTTGGGCAGGTTTTCATTTTCATTACAATCACTTTATCATGAATTTCAAACCATATAAATGCAGTGGTAGTGATGCTAATTACTTGAAATCAAAATATGCCAGAATCTGAACATGGCATATTCAATGCCATCCTAAGAGGTCACGTTGACTTTTCAAGCGATCCATGGCCTTCAATTTCACCATCAGCAAAAGATCTTGTACGAAAAATGTTGAATTCAGATCCTAAACAAAGGCTTACAGCTTATGAAGTTTTGAGTAAGTATAGCTTCAAATTCATAGATGATTCATTATTAGTTGCcattttttgataattaaacaatttgaatttgttattttcaaaataGATCATCCTTGGGTTAAGGAAGATGGAGAAGCACCAGATAAGCCTATTGATAATGCTGTGCTAAGTAGGCTCAAACAATTCAAAGCAATGAATGAATTCAAGAAAGTTGCTTTAAGGGTACTCTACtatatattttctaatttataattaatgtttttctattcacacattaaaatatataataatcatcAATACCATAACAATTATTCAAGAAATATTAACCACACTTCTAAATAAGTGATGCTagtcaaatatatatatattatttctacaGATAGAGTGCATGCTCAGAAAtcgaaaatatttaataacaaaaaaaattagctaaaatcagccagatttttttttttgtcttcttagCATTACCATTAAAAAATATGGGAGCCACTCACATCAAGATGcctaaaacatctttttttaaagtttttttagtaattaaaatttaacatctGTAATCGATtaaattggattatttttatcaaaattagatGGACAAATCAATTTAGCTAAAAAATCAGTAAATTAAGTTTTGAactgatctaaattaatattttttttataaaaaatgactacaatacccctattatagaaaatgattaaaatacttctattatatatattttgagaactctaaattctaatctttttttctctctatgcTGTCATAGGGTTaggatttaagatttttaaaatttatatatgtatatatataataagagtattttagtcaatttttataataagagtattgtagttagtttctataaaaaaagaatattaatttatGTTGATTCAAGATTTGGTTTATCAATTTTTCAGTTAAATTGATTTCTTTGGtctaatttcaataaaaataacacaatttaatcgattatatatattaaattttaaaaatttaaaaacgtTCTTTAAAAAAGAGCGTCTTTATTTGAGTGGCTACCAAATAGTATACGTACTAAGCATGATGACACTAAAACTTTCCAAAAATGAATAGGTTATTGCAGGATGTTTATCAGAAGAAGAAATTATGGGGTTAAAGGAAATGTTTAAGGGAATGGACACTGATAATAGTGGAACCATTACAATTGAAGAACTTAAGCAGGGGCTTGCAAAGCAAGGGACAAAGCTATCAGAACAAGAAGTTCAACAATTACTGGATGCAGTAAGTTGTTTTATCTTTTCCcttttaaaataaacatattttaaaagaGAATCAATAtgattgtttttgctttttctttattcaaaaaaattgcaGGCAGATGCTGATGGAAATGGTACCATAGACTATGATGAATTCATCACAGCAACAGTGCACGTGAACAGAATGAACAGAGAAGAACATCTTTATAAAGCCTTCCAATACTTTGATAAAGATAATAGCGGGTAATTATCAAATATATTATTGACCCCATCTTTCTGCTACATATTTTATTACCTTCTAAAAATAAATTCCTAATCTCATTGTTATACCATATAAAAAAGGTTTATCACCACTGAAGAATTAGAGCAAGCTCTCCATGAATACAACATCCACGATGGAAGAGACATCAATGAAATCGTTCAAGAAGTTGATGTAGATAAGGTATGTGATATATTTACTTGATTATCTATTTTCTTATAGTTTTTATTAAAGTTCCTCTCTCGAATATACGTAAAATCAACTATACTAcgtatacactaaaatcagtcaccagtaatataaatacacatcgaaaataaattaaagagtgAATACCTACCCAACCGACCCCTGACAATGACCTCGAAAGAACAacgagacaaaaaaaaaacacacccAACTCGGCCCTGATTTTTTTGGAACTGATTAGCTCCTGtgccaaaaaaataatattgatattttttggCACAGAGGCCTCGTTGTCCTTTCGAAGTAA from Arachis duranensis cultivar V14167 chromosome 4, aradu.V14167.gnm2.J7QH, whole genome shotgun sequence encodes:
- the LOC107482360 gene encoding calcium-dependent protein kinase 17, which translates into the protein MEDIKASYSLGKELGRGMFGVTYLCTHKATGKQFACKTIAKRKLVNKEDIEDVRREVQILYHLSGQPNIVELKGAYEDKQSVHLVMELCAGGELFDRIIAKGHYTERAAATLLRTIMEIVHTFHSLGVIHRDLKPENFLLLSKDEDAPLKATDFGLSVFYKQGDVFKDIVGSAYYIAPEVLKRKYGPEVDIWSVGVMLYILLCGVPPFWAESEHGIFNAILRGHVDFSSDPWPSISPSAKDLVRKMLNSDPKQRLTAYEVLNHPWVKEDGEAPDKPIDNAVLSRLKQFKAMNEFKKVALRVIAGCLSEEEIMGLKEMFKGMDTDNSGTITIEELKQGLAKQGTKLSEQEVQQLLDAADADGNGTIDYDEFITATVHVNRMNREEHLYKAFQYFDKDNSG